The Arthrobacter sp. NicSoilC5 genome has a window encoding:
- a CDS encoding HU family DNA-binding protein has translation MAKNRSELVAEVAGKAGTSQAAVNSVLDALFEVFETSVAAGEKITIPGWLAVERTDRAARTGRNPQTGETIQIAAGHSVKLTAGSKLKAAVSKK, from the coding sequence ATGGCTAAGAACCGTAGTGAACTTGTTGCAGAGGTAGCTGGCAAGGCCGGCACCAGCCAGGCTGCCGTCAACTCCGTCCTCGACGCACTGTTCGAGGTTTTCGAGACTTCTGTCGCCGCCGGCGAGAAGATCACCATCCCGGGCTGGCTCGCCGTCGAGCGCACCGACCGTGCAGCCCGCACCGGCCGCAACCCGCAGACCGGCGAAACCATCCAGATCGCAGCAGGCCACAGCGTCAAGCTGACTGCCGGCTCCAAGCTGAAGGCTGCAGTCTCCAAGAAGTAG
- a CDS encoding cytochrome c oxidase assembly protein, with product MVSSAAKPRSTPPQTNPGKGAAVRDAGSRGIPVPWQLAGLAALFLGLAAALIFSGAAAARSVADPGALVRWGLPISKAIHNVSLATVVGGLIFAVGILPKNLKNPNPRGRDRETPAGNGAPEHPAFTRALAVAAAAGAVWTLSAIAVLVLTYADVAGQGLSGDPAFTQALVYFMTDIDTGRAWLAVTIIAAVVTTALFGVRSLGGLALTLILAFIGLVPTALIGHSSSSSDHEGAINSLGLHLVGVSTWVGGIIILALLSGILTGSKAGAAADITEPTLRRFSTLAGFAFVLVFASGIINASIRVTSWPDLFGSAYGQLILAKTAAAVVLGGIGFMHRQWVIPQLGRKGATMSSRRVLWQLVLAELLIMGATSGIAVALGRSAPPQPTELAPNASPAFILSGYELPPELTPERWLTEWRLDWIWVGVALFGLVTYFLGVAKVRRRGDSWQWFRSVNWVIGLVVLTYITSGPPSVYGRILFSAHMVDHMALTMVAPIFLVLGAPVTLALRALPARGDGSRGSREWLLVFVHSKFSQLVTHPLFAAANFAGSIILFYYSDLFGFAMREHVGHELMNLHFLLTGYIFVLSMIGTDPLPRRAPYPMRLLLLLATMGFHAFFGVSIMGGTGLMAADYFGNLGRTWGPSALLDQQAGGAVAWGIGEVPTLLVAIGVAVMWSRSDQRETKRVDRAADRNNDADLTAYNDMFAKLAERDAKLAERNKLEGR from the coding sequence ATGGTGTCTTCTGCCGCAAAACCACGTTCCACCCCGCCCCAGACCAATCCTGGCAAGGGAGCTGCGGTCCGGGACGCCGGAAGCCGCGGGATCCCGGTGCCCTGGCAGCTGGCGGGCCTGGCAGCGCTCTTCCTGGGCCTTGCAGCAGCACTGATCTTCTCCGGTGCAGCAGCGGCCCGCAGCGTCGCTGATCCCGGAGCCCTGGTCCGCTGGGGGCTGCCCATCAGCAAGGCCATCCACAACGTGTCCCTGGCGACCGTCGTCGGCGGCCTGATCTTCGCCGTCGGCATCCTCCCGAAGAACCTCAAGAACCCGAACCCACGTGGCCGGGACCGGGAGACTCCCGCCGGCAACGGGGCGCCCGAACATCCCGCGTTCACCCGCGCGCTGGCTGTGGCGGCCGCTGCGGGCGCGGTGTGGACCTTGTCCGCCATCGCCGTCCTGGTGCTCACCTACGCCGACGTGGCCGGTCAGGGGCTGTCCGGCGATCCCGCCTTTACGCAGGCACTGGTCTACTTCATGACGGACATCGATACGGGCCGGGCCTGGCTCGCCGTCACCATCATTGCCGCAGTGGTGACAACCGCCCTGTTCGGCGTCCGGTCCCTCGGCGGCCTGGCCCTGACCCTCATCCTGGCTTTCATCGGCCTGGTACCCACGGCCCTGATCGGCCACTCCTCCAGCTCGTCGGACCATGAGGGCGCCATCAACTCCCTCGGCCTGCACCTGGTGGGGGTCAGCACCTGGGTGGGCGGCATCATCATCCTGGCCCTGCTGTCCGGCATCCTCACAGGCAGCAAGGCCGGGGCCGCAGCAGACATCACCGAGCCCACCCTGCGCCGCTTCTCCACTTTGGCCGGCTTCGCTTTTGTCCTGGTCTTCGCTTCCGGAATCATCAACGCCAGCATCCGCGTGACCAGCTGGCCGGATCTCTTCGGCTCCGCCTACGGGCAGCTGATCCTGGCCAAGACGGCAGCGGCAGTGGTCCTCGGCGGCATCGGCTTCATGCACCGGCAGTGGGTCATCCCGCAGCTGGGCCGCAAGGGAGCCACCATGTCCTCACGGCGGGTGCTGTGGCAACTGGTCCTCGCGGAGCTGCTGATCATGGGCGCCACGTCCGGCATCGCCGTGGCCCTGGGCCGTTCAGCCCCGCCACAGCCAACGGAACTGGCGCCCAACGCCTCACCGGCCTTCATCCTCAGCGGCTACGAGCTGCCGCCTGAGCTCACCCCGGAACGCTGGCTCACTGAGTGGCGCCTGGACTGGATCTGGGTGGGCGTGGCCCTCTTCGGCCTGGTCACCTACTTCCTGGGCGTTGCCAAGGTCCGCCGGCGCGGAGACTCCTGGCAGTGGTTCCGGTCCGTGAACTGGGTCATCGGCCTGGTGGTGCTGACATACATCACGTCCGGGCCGCCGTCGGTCTATGGCCGCATCCTGTTCTCCGCGCACATGGTGGACCATATGGCGCTGACCATGGTGGCCCCGATCTTCCTGGTGCTGGGTGCGCCGGTGACCCTGGCCCTGCGTGCCCTGCCCGCCCGCGGCGACGGCTCCCGCGGCTCCCGCGAGTGGCTCTTGGTCTTCGTCCACTCGAAGTTCTCGCAGCTGGTCACCCACCCGCTGTTCGCGGCTGCCAACTTTGCCGGCTCCATCATCCTGTTCTACTACTCGGACCTTTTCGGCTTCGCCATGCGCGAGCACGTGGGCCACGAACTGATGAACCTGCACTTCCTGCTCACCGGATACATCTTCGTGCTGAGCATGATCGGCACGGACCCGCTGCCGCGCCGGGCCCCGTACCCCATGCGGCTGCTGCTCCTCCTGGCCACCATGGGCTTCCACGCCTTCTTCGGTGTGTCCATCATGGGCGGCACCGGCCTGATGGCAGCGGACTACTTCGGCAACCTGGGCCGTACCTGGGGGCCGTCGGCCCTGTTGGACCAGCAGGCCGGCGGCGCGGTTGCCTGGGGCATCGGCGAGGTGCCCACGCTGCTGGTGGCGATCGGTGTCGCCGTCATGTGGTCCAGGTCGGACCAGCGGGAGACCAAACGGGTGGACCGCGCGGCGGACAGGAATAACGACGCCGATCTGACCGCTTACAACGATATGTTTGCCAAATTGGCCGAACGCGACGCCAAGCTGGCTGAACGCAACAAGCTGGAAGGACGCTGA